A genomic stretch from Anaerolinea thermophila UNI-1 includes:
- a CDS encoding metallophosphoesterase family protein produces the protein MEPLITLGVVADTHVPDRVNALHPALIECLRAQGVQRILHAGDVCVPAVLDELEQVAPVSAARGNRDWMFTPALPWAVEMELGGARLALIHGQGSFLRYWWDKALYVLQGYRFERYRNVVLRACPHADVIIYGHTHQAENRREGGKLFFNPGSASLGIIPGRVPPSFGVLRIYAGGRVEGEIHVLKGWKVQRGRWVRG, from the coding sequence CCTGCACCCCGCGCTGATCGAGTGCCTGCGTGCGCAGGGGGTTCAGCGCATTCTGCACGCCGGGGATGTGTGCGTGCCGGCGGTGCTGGATGAACTTGAGCAGGTGGCGCCGGTGAGCGCCGCGCGCGGCAACCGCGACTGGATGTTTACCCCTGCCCTGCCGTGGGCGGTGGAGATGGAACTGGGCGGCGCGCGCCTGGCGCTGATTCACGGGCAGGGCTCGTTCCTGCGCTACTGGTGGGATAAAGCCCTCTACGTCCTGCAGGGCTACCGTTTTGAGCGCTACCGCAACGTGGTTCTGCGGGCTTGTCCGCATGCCGATGTCATCATCTACGGGCACACCCATCAGGCGGAGAACCGCCGCGAGGGCGGCAAACTGTTCTTCAACCCCGGCTCTGCCAGTCTGGGCATCATCCCCGGGCGGGTGCCGCCGTCGTTCGGCGTCCTGCGCATTTACGCGGGCGGCAGGGTGGAAGGCGAAATCCACGTGCTGAAGGGCTGGAAAGTCCAGCGCGGCAGGTGGGTGCGCGGCTGA
- a CDS encoding zinc ribbon domain-containing protein: MKKTIHCPSCGAPLDSTSTHCTYCGTQIKKISTRQQQEARIKELRRAVVGRTPTFDEAMELAKLYTNLGQSAHAEEYLRQAIALNPDAPQPRILLCLSLLGFNRPTTSSRMYADEIREHFNWLYQHHPRMREVEWLGYFLTMEYFMEAQDWRRGLETGRLAVEKFPENYLLQFMYGLALVHFGDTDGLDAQDYRQALHHFRLSAELNPEFEPAMKNASALENYLKG; this comes from the coding sequence ATGAAAAAGACCATCCACTGCCCTTCCTGCGGGGCTCCGCTGGACTCTACCTCAACACATTGTACCTACTGCGGTACGCAAATCAAGAAAATCTCCACCCGTCAGCAACAGGAAGCCCGCATTAAGGAACTGCGCCGCGCCGTTGTCGGGCGCACTCCGACGTTCGACGAAGCCATGGAACTGGCGAAGTTGTACACGAACCTGGGGCAGAGCGCCCATGCTGAGGAATACCTCAGGCAAGCCATTGCCCTGAATCCGGATGCCCCTCAGCCGCGCATCCTGCTCTGCCTGTCTCTGCTGGGTTTCAACCGCCCGACCACCTCTTCGCGCATGTACGCCGATGAGATTCGCGAGCACTTTAACTGGCTCTACCAGCATCATCCCCGCATGCGGGAAGTGGAATGGCTGGGGTATTTCCTGACGATGGAGTACTTCATGGAAGCGCAGGACTGGCGGCGGGGTCTGGAAACCGGTCGCCTGGCGGTGGAGAAGTTCCCCGAGAACTACCTCTTGCAGTTCATGTACGGGCTGGCGCTGGTGCATTTTGGCGATACCGACGGGCTGGATGCGCAAGACTACCGGCAAGCCCTGCACCACTTCAGGTTATCGGCTGAACTGAACCCCGAATTTGAACCGGCGATGAAAAATGCCAGTGCGCTGGAAAACTACCTGAAAGGCTGA